The stretch of DNA gattttttaaatagCCGGATCTATTCATTATTTGACCATTTCCAAAAAAACTTTcaaagtttaatttttttttcctcattttctaaaattatttataaattaatgaTCCATTGAATTCTAATGTCTAAAAATCAATAACATTAAAACCAATAAATCCCATTTCTCTAATTCCGAATTTTCCTTTTCAATCAACTCCAAAATTGCAAGTGCAAACATGCAATCCTTATTTTTAGttaatttacaatttttttaattcgAAGTTTATTCAGACAAAATAGTTTGAAAgaaaatctctaataaaaaaAGGAAACTGTTTTTAACACAGACAAATTTATAAAACTATCCAGTCACCAcatcctttttttttaaaaaaatatttatgtatcaaaaattacataaaataacTAGATCTAAATCaatgattttataaaaattgtATGTAAACACACAACACATGGATCAAGATACATACTATATATTATATACGATATTCTTCACAAAAATTCTCGTGATATCTAACGGATCAATTTTGTAAGACATATATTCTttttggatcacccatgaaaaagtattacattttatgtcaaaaatattattttttattgtaaatatggacaAAACTGACTCGTCTTAGATTAAAGATCCGTTAGACCGTATAACCAAAGATCTACTCGATATTCTTTAATTGTTTTAACCTTCAAATACCAAGGTCTAGAAAACGATTAAAAATCGAAAAGGTTATATATTAAATCTCGGTCGACCGCagattatatttcaaattttactataaaaacaataataattatttcttcATAAAACAGAGTATATGCAATATAAAATCCTGAAGATTTAACATTATTCCTAGCACTGAGGTATGAGTAAAATGGGTGTgattgaaattaaattaattagcgAATGCCCCCTCCGAGAATATAGAGAGACACTCGGAGAAAACTCTACGTGATATCAACCATGCACCagcttttcttcttcttcttcgccTTTCACTGCCCTAATATACCACAAATTCAGTGCAAACACGCGCACACACACGCTTCCGTGTGTTTTTTTGGGTCCATGATATCTCTCAtacgtatatatgtatatctttatttatttttatttatttttgaaattatcgTATCCTAAAATTTCGTGAGTCTGTAAATATTTCCATATGAAACTCAATTAATTCCTTCCTTCCGTCGTTTTGTTTCCTTTTAAGTTAAACAAGAAAATCAGTCCTACATTTATGATTCTCTTAATTTGATTTCTTAACCACTTTCCATAGTTGATATTTATTTCGCCCAATCTCTTTTTGTTTATTGGGTTTTCTGTAGGTTTTCTTGGGTGTTAATGGCGGCCGGGGAACTGAAGTGTTGAGATAGAATTAATCGGGATTTGTTCAAATCAATCCCCGATTTCTGGGAttcttgattttttatttttttattatctttCTTTGGGTATCTATTTGTGCTTATAGATAAACGtcaaaaattaaagaagctGAACAGGGAAGACTTATGGAAGATTCAGGTGAAGGTAAGCCAGCTGAGCCACGCAGGACGACGGAGGAGGTGCCGGAGGTAGAAGAGGAGATGGGTTCTGCTCCGGAGGAAGAGATGAAGAGTCTTTCTGAGAATGCTTTCtgctccggtgagaataatctgaattgaattttttctttaaaattcttGATTTTCTCAGCTTAAGATAGCTGAACGACAACGTTTGCTACGAATTATAAGTAATTGATTCTTTGGACATCCTCGTTTCATTTGACATTTGACTTGAGTTCTATGGAGCTGTGCATCTTTTTATTATTCATatctttcaaattattattttcatggTACACATCCTTTGTTATCTCATCTCACGAACCAAGAGGTGCTTTACTAGTCGATGCTGGGGGAGCTGGACCATCTGGATTGCATGGCCGGAGTTTTCCGGAGGTGTTGGAAATAAAGAAGCATTACTGTAAAGAGTGCGACAAGAGTTTTAGCTGCGGCAAAGCTCTGGGAGGTCACATGAGCAGCGCGCATGCTCAGGCCAACAAAGGCATCCATGGGAAGAAGAGAGATTTCAAGAACCAGCATAAGGCCTCGAGTTTGCCTCAGGTTGCCTGCCGGGTGTGCGGAAAAAGGTTTAAATCGAACAAATCATTGTATGGGCATATGAAGAACCATCCGGACAGGAACTGGAGAGGGGTAAGTCCGCCACCGGAGGCAAGGATCGAGTTCCCCCCTGCATCCCCGCAGCAAAACATGAATGGTCCAGGCCATGTTTTGGCATGGCCCGTGACTGCTAAGCGTGGACGTGCAGCATCGAAGCAGGCGGATATTGAGGAAGGAATTCGCCTGGCAGCGCACCAGCTTTTACATTTGCTAAATAGCAATCCAGTGGCGAAGGGCCTGAAGATTTGTGAAAGAGAGGGTGGAGATGAGGAAATTCAGGCCAAAAGTGGAAGAGAGATGATTCTTGAAAACGGCAAAGGGAAAGCTAAGATACAAAAACCTAAAGATAGCAGCAGCTACATTGAGGATTCATCATCATCCGAGGATGATGCCGGAAATAACTCGAATGTCATGTTCGATGTTACTGTCAGATATCCAACGAGTGAAAATGGCAAGGAGGAGATTAAATTATTCGAACCCAAAATTTCAAGGATCTTGGTTTCCTCATATGACGACGAGGATGAGGAGTACTCCACTGGGAGCAATAAAAGGTTCGCGAACGGCTCAACCATAGAGAAAACCAAGGATCAGAATCAGCCGAATGGAGCAAAGGTGATCGTGAGCAAAAACAAGTCCAAAATGGCCTCAAAAGCAGGCTGCAGCATGGTCGAAGCAGGAAGCAGCAGCGATTCATCGACGCTTTCCAAGTACGTTTGTGGCAAAAGATTTGATAATCACAAAGCATTGGGAGGCCACAGGGCGAGCCACGACATGTTCAAGATTAGCATTTACAACACAAATGGTAAGCCAGCATATGTGACTTCGAATGTGGATGTTGCGGCCAAGAACTCGGAGCAAACAGCTGAGCAAGAACAGGGCGGAGCTGCTGGTGCTGCCTCCGGCAGGCCTGGAGGAGCTGAAGAGGAGCCGGAGCTGAAGGTTGAAtctaaaatacttgattttgatCTGAATGAATCGCCTAGATGTGATGAGGCTGAGTAGTTTGTTTCTTTTAATTAGCACTTCCATGGGAGGATTAAGGATTGAAATTTAATTGCTTTACTTTCACATATAGCTGTCATACAACgcaatttaaatattttgaattatatAATTCTTAAGCATCAAATTTCAATTGTGTATTATTATTCAATAATCAATTTTgttttaatgaaataaataattattaataattttgtaacataaatattttaaacattataagattttaaacatcaatgtttttatatgtttattgtCTATATATGAACAATTATGCCTCCGAAAatcatattaattttatttaatgagACTTtactttttgaaaaatatttaattataagaTCTTTTTAATCAATAAATAAAACCCATTGACAAAAAATAGTGTATATCTCATGTTCAGAAAGTATATCCAgaaattttgatttataaatCTGACTTGCTACTTTAAAAAATCTGAATTaatgaaatataattttataaattactttttttttaaaaccaaagTTAGTCCATAGGAAAAAATGAGAATAAGATGCAAGTAAAGTTATTGCTATTTTTCTCATGTTTAGTAGTTTAAGTGGGAATATGTTTTCCAGCAATCAAACTAAAAGATTCTTTAATTATCCAATTATTCACCAAAAATAAGGGAACAAATCCCTTTTAACTAATAAAgacaaatgttatttttacaaaataatgtttttttttgtaggtgaaattaatataaataaaatagtataaATCTTGCACGCGATAGTCTCACATGGATTAAATATcagtataaaaatataattttataaataataaatttttgtgTACAATATGATgggtttatttaatattttggtTTTAATTTTGCtatgttttattttcttttcaaagCAAAGGTGTTATGACACATGTGTATTTTTTGGTATAAAATACTTGATATGtatttaatttgaaggaaaaaattagttaaaattttattgtaaTATAAATAGTATACTTGAAAATCAAATAATCTAGTTttagtgaattttttttaaaaaaaatcgatctGGATTCATTGTTGTATGTGGGATTATAACTCAAATCACATCCAGTGACGGTTTACACTGCCAAGAGTGAGTCGGAGGAGATCGATACCTGTTTAAATCCCTCGTCTTTAACCAACTTCAGACATTTTCTAATAGCTATCAACTCCCCAAGAACAATTGATTCCCACGTCCAGTGGCGGAGCTACATGCATGTATACTCGGGTTTGGctcttattttttaataaaaatttatatgtaaattttgaaataatagtCGGAtagataatttaaaatattaaaaaattttagagtttaaaattctaacCGGTACACAACAAGTTGGTAACGTTTTGCGGAAGGCAGCCACAGCTTGACCCAAGTGGTTCCGAACAACTCCACCTACACCACAGCAGTTACCTTCTTCGTTGAAACTTGCGTCTACATCCAGCCGTAAATAGTTTGTCGATGGCACTTGAACGGTAAATTCATCAACTCGTTTCCGATCCCTATTGTTTAGGATGTTAAGGCTCAGTACTTTCGTGTCGTGGATCCTAAAATGCTTCAGCTCATTCCAAACTTCGTTATTTTTCCAGAACTCTTTCGCCATCGGACAAGTAGACAAGGCATGGCAAGTAGAATCCTCTAATTTATTGCATAATGGACACCACCCGGAGACAGGTGCATGGTTCCTTCGGAGGTTCATTTCAATGGGAATGATATTATGAAAGACTCTCCACCAAAACACGAGAATCTTGGGAGGGACTGCCAAGGACCATAAGAACCGCCACCAGTTCTCTAACACAAAGGAATTCGACTGATCGAGGCCAATACCAATTCTATAACTGCTCCTTACGACCCTTTGGATCATGTTTCAAGAATCTAGTATCTTCAACAGTAACATTAGATAGTGGGATCATGAGAATTTCCTGAGCTATATAAGGCAAACAAACCCCTCGAATTAAAGGCTCATTCCACTGATGGTTATGAATAATTGTACTAACTTTTGTGCCTTCAGACAGCTGGACAACCTGCGGATCGAGTTTGTTCCGTAGCGAAGGAACCCAACTATCTCAAAATATGTCCATTATAGCGCCATCACCAATACTCAAGCACGGCCCCTTCTCTAAAAATCCTTATTCCAGAATAGAGAGCGCTAGTGTGGTTGAAATAGCGAGCTTTAAGGACCCTGCCAACAAGGATCGTGGATTCTGGATAATTCTCCAAACCTGGTTGACCAATAAGGCCTTATTAAAAATTTCCAGTTTCCGGAAACCAAGCCCACCTAAGTATTGTGGTTGGCACAGTACGGCCCACGTTGTCCAGTGCATTCTTCTTCGTTCATCCTGAGATCCCCACCAAAACTAGGCACACACCTTCACAATAGAGCACAGGTCGCCTTTGGGATACGGAAGCATGACATTGCATAACTAGGCAcaaatttaatcaaaattttcttCCCACCAACTGAGAAGACTTAGCTCCCCCACCCTTTTATTTATGCGAAGCTTTCTCCGGTAATCAACCAAATCGAACCTTCTTACCGTGTAAGGAGAAAGTTGGGAGCCCAAATACACCTCATGACCTTGCACAACCGGAATGGTGAGCTCTGTTTTGATCATGTTGACCAATGCTGAATCTGTATTTGGAGTAAATGATAACGTCGATTTCTCTTTGATTTCTCTGGCGTGTGCGTGTTTGCGTTATTTTTTTTGTATGTGAATGATGAAATATGTTCAGTGTTCTGTAGGTTTAGAAATATGTggtgtttgtttttgttgttctaTTCGTATTTAGCTTACTAGTTGTGATACTCTGAAGAAATGGTTAGCTTTCTTGCATGGATTGTTGATGCTAAAGCTTTGATTTTGTTGTTGTTTGAATGGTTAGGTGCTAGCTGTTGGTGAAAGTTTCTTCCTTGATGTCTGCTGTTTGATTCATATTAGGCGGATTAGTTGTAATGTGCAGAAGAAATTGTTGGAATGTTCATCACTCTCTCTCAATGTtggctttgttttttttttttttttttgcatggaTTGTTGATGCTTAACCAGTGGATTTTTTTGTTGTCATGCTTTATTTCACGGTTTGGTTTCTTATTTGCTGTCTGAAACTACCGTGGAAAGGTGTCTGATTTCTCTTTGTTTTGGTTGAGTTGACTGCGGCAGAATATTGTTTTTGTGCTATTCGTTGGTATAGAATTTGATTTGGGATGGACAACCTGTGAATTTTTGTTAATGTCTTGTGAACCAAACATGTAGGTAGTATCACTATCACGGAATTTGGCAATGTGATGCTCTCCTTTGGCAAGAACCCAACAGAAGCTGAACTTCAGGATATGATCAATGAGGTTGATACTAATGGAAATGGAACAATTGATTTCCCTGAGTTTCTCAACCTGACGGCGTAGAAAATGAGAGACAAATTCTGTGGAGGAGCTCACGGAAGCATTCCGGGTTTTCGACAAGGACCAAAACAGGTTCATTTCTGCAGCTGGACTTCGCCATGTTATGGCGAATCTCGGTGAGAAGCTCACCGATGGGGTGGACGATGAGATTATCCGCGAGGCAGATGAGGATTGTGATGGGCAGATCGACTACAAAGAGTTCGTCAATTGGCGATGATGGCCAAGTGAGTACTGAACAACTCAAACAAAGTTTTAAGTTATACATAAAAAGAAAACAGAGATGATAAAATCACAATATTATGTTTGTCGACGTCTTTTCCTGCTTGTATTGTCATTAAGTGTTGTTCCTAGTTTTATTTAGTAGCCACTTTCTTTTCTTTCCATTATTCTTTGAAATATTTGTGTTCGACAAATTGCTAGCAATAAAAGCAATTCAATCTACTCAAGCCACGATATCGAAAAGTATCTTGAAATTAATGTCATACAATTATGATGTTTTTAAACTGTTTTTAGCTAGTTAGATTGTGCTTGTCTTCGGCTAGGCTCACCTTTACCTTTGAATATGATTCTCATGCATGCATATGTCTGAGTAGAGACCATGATCATGGATGATTCTATGCTACATCGCGAGAAACACTCTCATAGTATTTGTATAAGATGTCCGTGCTAACATCTTACTTAACAACGAAAAATATTGAAGAGCTTCGTATGTTTGTTTTGAATTGAGATGCTCACGCGAACATTTTATACAAAAAATTCACCAAAGTTTTACGGTTCGTTTCCAAAATCGAAATTGGAACCACATGGGATTGCAACAGATTAGTCTTAAATTTTAAAGTAGTCTGGTATTATACAAGACGTATGCTTCCCAATATGCCCAGAAAGCATACAAATGGTACCCATGATTAATAAGAACTTATTCCGGTCTTGAGCTTTATTGGGAAGCATTGATGTATTTTTTTCCTTGACCAAGATTCCTTAATCCTAAACTAGGCAAGTGTTAGGATCAGCAGAATGTTTAGAAAGGAGTTAAATAAACAATCCAAATATTTCTTTATTTTGCTTCTGAAATATGTGTTTCAAAGTTTTTCACGAGTCAGAGACTTATCTCGATCTTTGAAAGTACAATATGGACTAATTAAAAGTACAGAAACTAGTCCACAGAACAGTAAAGGTAAAATAACACAAGGTTTGTTTCTGAAGTTTGAAAAACAAAACCTCTACGTCTTCATTTCTTTTGTTTCCAGAATGTATCACTTAAAAACTTTGATCAGTACACACTTTGATATGCTTTCGTTGAAcccccaaacttaaattccTACTCCCAAATATAACGAATGTTATGGTGAATAGTGTCAAAGGGTGAAAATAGACAAGGTGCAACTAAAGGCTGCCGCAGAGAGCGGGTTCGCAAATACCTAGTCCTCTAAGTGCATTACAACCTATATCATACTGAAGATTCAAGACGATGCTTAAAGGGTAAAGAGGGTTATATATTACTCGACCCCAAAGGCGTAACGAGTACTTTCTATAGGGTTTGTGATGCTTTAGATGTACAAGAATCTGAAGGCAACTTCTGTTGGttgtaaaacatatatataatagGTGTTtacatttacaaaataaattttttgtagTGTAAGTAGTTCTATATATATTTAGCTAAACGAGCTCAAATGTCACACAAACAAGCATTTTTTGAACCTGTGATATGCAGTCCGCTTGCATGTGTACAGAGGGACCAACATTTTGCTTACATATATCTTATGCTTCGTACTTgtatttcatttaatattatacatataaatttaatttttatatatatatatatatatatgtatgtatgagCTTAATTATCAGAGCTGGGATGTGGGGGAGATTTTGGTGCAAGGCAAGAGTTGACACAATCAATGTTACCACTCCcacaatcttgataacaagtaggATCTTGATCATCGGTTGTACACTTGGCCACACATGTCGCATATTGTTGGCTGCAATTGGTAAGACATTGTCCGATGTTTCCCTGCATGCCCCAAACTTGGATCAACATCATGTATAGAACCACGAGAATGTAAATCCCTCGGCGTCTCATCATATGAAATTTTTTAAGATCGAGTAAGATTTTCGGGCTTCCTCTTAAACAAATGTTGAGTTATAAAGGATTGATGATGGAGGAGGTGAAGGAGTTGCTTGTCCAGCACCTTCTGCTTTTGCATGCTAATGGCATGATTTGTAGTTTATTACTTATAGGAGTTGATGCATCCAGTAGGTAGGAGCAAACATCCACCTTGTGAAAAACATTAAGGGATAAATGTATAAATTATTCAAGTGAAATATCGAGATTGCTGAAATTTAAAGTgttaattttcttttcttttgaaaaaatgAATCAATTAATGAGAATCGAACATGTGACATATGTTTTGATTGTCCTATCTAACAAGGATAATTATTGTACCCAACAAAACGAACTTGTTGAGTCTCTCGACTCATTAAGTTTGATTGGTGTAGGTGACAAAAACTAAAAGAGACGTGATTTTTTAGGGAGTTGCCTTCAATTTGGGCAAGTACTTATCTGAGTCCTGTCCCACAAAACTTTTATGATATTTCCACTGAAAGTCCTATGACCTTTTCTTAGGGGATATGAtcatttgaataaaatttaGTATATTTTTTTCAGATGATTTTCGGACAATGGGTATTGAACAAACACTGATTGCATCCTTTTTTAAAGTTGCGTCATGTATTTATATCAGTAATAAAGGAGTTTTCGTACATTATTTTGTGCTTTTGTTTTTAACTCAAGTTATTGTATGTCGTTTTCAAATTGATCAATCTTGATTATGTTATCATGTTTATTACATAATTGGAGCATTGTCGACTTATAAGTGATTTTATGTGTTATAATTGAGATAAGAGAGAGACTTTATAACATGATATAATCTTATGGTTCGTTAATGTTATTGCAATTGTTAAATAATGCAAGAACACTTAGTTAGTTAGTTATTGTATTTTGTTGAGTTAGTTTAATCTAGATCAACATAATATATTAATAGATTAAGAAATTATGACAAAATCATGGCTTAAAATTCAAATCCAATCAGTAGAGAATATTAAGGGATACATGAATTGATCTtaatatttgtttatttattatttgaattcaaattatttatattacGTATGTTTCatctttttatttgaatttcaatttAGTTTAATAAATTTTCACATTTTCGTCAAAGGTAAGTAAAGAATTATGCTTCaggtaaatttattatatatcaatCTCTGTGAAACGATACTggcattttttatattaaaactgGACTCATATATTTGCAGTAATATCAAACATCTTAGAAAGATTtaattgttataaattattGTGTTAGAAAAACTAGATCACCAAGATAAAGacaaaaatgacaaaaactttAATACAGACAATGATACTTTATGCACCTATTGTTACGCCCCGAGATAATCATAGAATACTTCACATTAGCGAAATGTAATACATTGGCGCGGAAGCATACAACttgaaataaactgataaaaaaagAAACTTAAATATTGGCAACGATCTTCTCTTTCCTTACCATCCCCAGAACTGTATTTGTTCTCCATCTTCTAACTGATCTTCATTCTTATCTAAGAAGTGGTGAGTTTGTGAGTGACATGGTcatcactcagtaagcaggagTATTGCTCCCGgctttaaaaatcatttttcaacaaaaacaaTAATAGCAGATACATAcataaatattcttattttccaTGAATAAACATGTATTGGAATTATGCACTGAACAAATtatgaatttcatggctaaccGATATTAGTCCCTTCTATGGTCTCTCCTCTAAGGGATGAGGCGAGGAATCAAGAATCAAGAATCAGGTATATTCAGTACCATTAGTTCCCAAATTTTCAGTGCTTCGGAAATACAGatttcagaaatcatattttaaacacgtataatacgtatatgttggttaatttttaaatatatatcgaGTTAAAACAAAAAGTACACATACCTATTTGTTCTTGAATAAGAAAAACGTGTAAAATGATTGACTCGAAAATGGTTAAAACTTTGCTGGACTTCGAACAATGATTGTATAGAACTTCGACTCAATATTATGGTAGAACTTATACTCGAAAATGTTGCAGAATTTCGTATCTCTTTACAGCTCATGAAGCTTGAAAAATTATGAAGTATTTGATGTAGTATTGTGTGGCTTTTGTCTAGCTTAAGATCCCTATTTGTAAGCCTCCAAAGAAGTGAGCGGAAGGTCTTAATTATGTCCATCTTTAAATGCcataattttcttttcttttggatGTTACAACTCTTACCATTTCAACTTAATGAAGCTCCTTATTTGTCTCTTTATTTTTGAGTTTATAGCTTGTAAATGACATATAATATGTGATAATTACTTGTATAATCTCCTTTAATTTCTTGACGTGTTAACAATTTTCAAGTCTTCACAACCATCTTTCTGTTATGATGTGGCTTGCGTAAGGCTGATCTCTTTGCCGATATacatttgttttgtttttatcAATTAACAAGGAATCTTTAATTCATTAGCTTAGCTTTTTTCCTTGGTGACTTACAATATCTATTATAGCAAGTCCAACAGTTTATCCTACTATCTTAATGTTTATAACATGAAATCTGTTGtctttattttttaatgtaAACTCTCGAACTAACACAGTAGTCTACAAATCACACTAACTAAATAAATTACACATGACAAATCATGTAGAATAGATTCCAATCGCGCTGACTCTTCAAATGAAGATCTTCTACTCCCTCTTAATAGCAAATGCTTATTTGCCTGTCATTAGTGTCCATATTGACATGTTGAGAGCGACGAAAGAAATAAACCAATTTTTCATAATTGATCAAACGTTCGTCTTTTTACCGACTCAGAACAACAGTAGAACCCTGAAATCTGTTTATACGTGTATGTCGAGGGAGTTTTGTCACGCCAACAATGTTATCCATGTAATTAGGCATGCACATTCGTCactaatttcattaattaaaaaatcTATCAAATGTTTAATAATTTATGAAGAAAATTAATGGATGGATTTAATAATAACCCTTTTTTTGTCGGAGAAAAAAGTTTCATTATGCTGGAGCAAACCCGAGCTCCAGGAGATAGTTCTTTGAAGATAATGGCGGTCCCTTGCACCAATTACACTCGATTTGCATGCGATGGAGAGAACAGCGACAGGATGAGCTTCTGACTTCGCACTGTACGACGAATATCCCGACCTCTCAAAAGGATagtaattattattatcatttaatGAGGCAACATCAAAAAGAAATTAATAGCTGTTTGGGAACCTTCCAAGAAGTGAAAATTGATGATTTAgcagaaaattttaatttatctttTTGGTAAAGTTGAGAAGACTTTAAGGGCCGAGTGTGGTGTACCTTGAATTCTTGATTCTGATGCGTCTCTTTCTGTGGTGTCACCTAGTTTCGAGCCCTTCTTGTACTATAGTTCGTTTTGGTTCGTCTTTAGCGAGAAATCTTGAATTTTGAAGTATTGTTCTGCTTTGCATTTCAGGTTGATTAATCTGTGAGCTACATTTCGAGAAATTCAAGCTTCCTCGCTCATTTCATCTTGGGCTTCAATTCTTGTGTAGTATTTTGGGAACCCTTCAAGATTATGAGTTCGTGGAGTTGTTTTTGTGCAGAAACTTGAGACTGTTGTTGTGAGATTGTCTTTTGATTTCAAGGGTCTTCAAAGCCTTTTGCTGGATCTTGGGAATATTGAGTGAGTTCGAAAAAGTAGATAAAATGTTTCTACGAGGTTGGTTGGAATTTGGTACGTTTTGTGAGAAAGTTGAGAGATTTTTGGCTAATTTTGAATCAGTGTTTAAGTTTTAATTGGTTTTCTTTTTTGGTTTAGCTTGTGGTTTGTGATTGGGATTTAGTGTTGGATTAGCGAGTGTGGAATCAGTATAATTGATTATCTTATCTATTGTTTGTGGTCATCATGATGATTTTCTGGAGTTTATTATTCTATTATTGGCTGATTTTTAGTGTTTTTTTAGTCGATCATTTTATAATCTAAGAATGACATTGATTGAGTGTATTTTAATCTGTAAAAAGAACCTCTCTTAAAAGAAATGTTACCTGTCATTTTCCCAACCCATACAATTGGTGATTCTGCTCTTCTATTGTTAGGTATAAATGATCAATTCCTGAGCTTGGCAACTTTTGCTTTCAGCTGTCATGAATTCATTTTTCGTGCGAATATCAATAAACTGTAGAAATCTTGCTGGATTTTAAAGTTAGTAAAATGTTTGACTGCATACACTTATGATTTGTCCGTGcaggaaattttttatttaaaagtaaaGGTAAGGGGAGAATATACCCCCATAATCATCAGCAAATGAGTCAATCAAAAGTGAGGCGAGTAATCGGAAAGTATGAGGTTGGAAGAACTATTGGTGAGGGAACATTTGCAAAAGTGAAATTTGCCAGGAACACAGAGAATGGACAGCCCGTGGCAATCAAGATTTTTGACAAGGATAAGGTTCTTAAGCACAAATTATCTGAGCAGGTTAActttcttcttcattttccCATATGCCTCAAAGCCTTTGTATCAAATTCAATGATATCCAATGGAGTAGTTATTTATATTTTGGAACTACCTGTATGACTTTCTTGATGGTAGGAGATGGCCtgtattttattgaattcatcTTTCTAGTTATGGATATTTTCACTCTATAAT from Primulina eburnea isolate SZY01 chromosome 6, ASM2296580v1, whole genome shotgun sequence encodes:
- the LOC140833440 gene encoding LOW QUALITY PROTEIN: putative calmodulin-3 (The sequence of the model RefSeq protein was modified relative to this genomic sequence to represent the inferred CDS: inserted 2 bases in 1 codon; substituted 1 base at 1 genomic stop codon) yields the protein MTLHNRNGSITITEFGNVMLSFGKNPTEAELQDMINEVDTNGNGTIDFPEFLNLTAXKMRDXNSVEELTEAFRVFDKDQNRFISAAGLRHVMANLGEKLTDGVDDEIIREADEDCDGQIDYKEFVNWR